A single Paenibacillus sp. FSL R5-0517 DNA region contains:
- a CDS encoding winged helix-turn-helix transcriptional regulator, translating into MIYIKDLMSGVNIFKALSSEIRIQIIELLAKNQSLNLNDLATKLGLSNGAITMHIKKLEESGLIEINTAVGKHGIQKICYLNEEKLMVDLRSQEINNRYEVEIQVGHYSDYQAAPTCGLATRDSIVGEFDDPRYFADPLRIDAEMIWLAEGYLEYRIPNYLKPNQLFSEIQLSMELGSEAPGFCDNYPSDIYFYINGIEIGCWTSPGDFGNTRGTFNPEWWPPHLNQYGMLKLIRITQEGSYIDGCRISDVTLDQIGLDYKSDIHFRIAVTDGPLNKRGLTIFGKNFGNYGQNLLARVLYNVQEE; encoded by the coding sequence ATGATTTATATTAAAGATCTGATGTCGGGTGTGAATATCTTCAAAGCGCTCAGTTCAGAAATCCGGATTCAGATCATCGAGCTACTGGCCAAGAACCAAAGTCTTAATCTCAATGATCTCGCAACCAAACTGGGGCTGAGCAATGGCGCTATCACAATGCATATTAAAAAGCTTGAGGAGAGCGGATTGATCGAGATCAATACCGCCGTTGGCAAACATGGCATTCAGAAGATATGTTATCTCAATGAGGAAAAATTGATGGTTGATCTGCGTTCACAGGAAATAAATAATCGATACGAGGTTGAAATTCAGGTAGGCCACTACAGCGATTATCAAGCTGCACCTACATGCGGCCTTGCTACCCGGGACAGCATTGTTGGGGAGTTCGATGATCCGCGTTACTTTGCTGATCCACTGCGAATTGATGCGGAGATGATCTGGCTGGCTGAAGGTTACTTGGAGTATCGTATCCCCAACTACCTCAAGCCCAATCAGTTGTTTAGCGAAATTCAGCTATCCATGGAGCTGGGGTCGGAGGCACCTGGTTTTTGCGACAATTACCCTTCGGATATCTATTTCTACATCAATGGTATTGAGATTGGCTGCTGGACGAGTCCAGGCGATTTCGGCAATACACGCGGTACCTTTAACCCGGAATGGTGGCCTCCCCACTTGAATCAGTACGGCATGCTGAAGCTGATCCGGATTACGCAAGAGGGCAGCTATATCGACGGATGCCGCATCTCGGACGTAACGCTGGACCAGATTGGGTTGGATTACAAGAGCGATATTCACTTCCGCATTGCGGTTACGGACGGACCTTTGAACAAACGGGGCTTAACGATCTTTGGTAAAAACTTTGGTAACTACGGACAGAATCTGCTCGCTCGGGTTCTCTATAACGTGCAGGAAGAGTAG
- a CDS encoding helix-turn-helix domain-containing protein yields MSNAYLRWFTSDHQQFPFFIQYGAHAEDMELHNHMDFTELVIVLNGHATHVVNTEEFFIKKGNAFVINGDTHHAYKDPHDFRICNIMFSPEMLASAGPDLRKSNGFQALFVLEPFYRNIHSFPSKLSLSISSLEYVESLISFMIEEYQSKQQGYQTMLISRLTEMVVYLSRQYDTQEKGIEGNNLMHLANAISFIEDHYLEPLSLEDIAGKSNISIRHLNRIFRSYYQMTPISYLQKLRLEKACHLLKNGNMSITEISYECGFNDSNYFTRQFKKTFGKSPKTYRQNH; encoded by the coding sequence TTGAGTAATGCATATTTGAGATGGTTTACCTCGGATCATCAACAATTTCCGTTTTTTATTCAGTACGGTGCACATGCTGAGGACATGGAGCTCCATAATCATATGGATTTTACGGAACTTGTGATTGTTCTGAATGGTCATGCAACCCATGTGGTGAACACCGAAGAATTTTTTATTAAAAAAGGGAACGCATTTGTGATTAATGGTGACACCCATCATGCGTACAAAGACCCTCATGATTTTAGGATCTGTAACATTATGTTCAGTCCCGAGATGCTTGCTTCGGCTGGGCCCGATCTGAGAAAATCGAACGGCTTCCAGGCGCTGTTTGTTTTGGAACCGTTTTATCGAAATATTCATTCTTTTCCGAGTAAACTTTCGTTATCCATTTCCAGTCTGGAGTATGTGGAATCACTGATATCGTTCATGATTGAGGAGTATCAAAGTAAACAGCAAGGGTATCAGACCATGTTGATCTCACGTCTTACGGAGATGGTTGTTTATTTGTCGAGACAATATGATACGCAGGAGAAAGGGATCGAAGGTAATAATCTCATGCATCTGGCCAATGCCATTTCATTTATTGAAGATCATTATCTTGAGCCGCTGTCGTTGGAGGATATTGCGGGGAAGTCGAATATCTCCATAAGGCATCTGAATCGGATTTTCCGATCCTATTATCAGATGACCCCGATCTCTTATCTGCAGAAGTTGCGTCTGGAGAAGGCATGCCATTTGTTGAAAAACGGGAATATGTCCATTACGGAAATTTCGTATGAATGTGGATTTAACGACAGTAATTATTTCACCCGCCAGTTCAAGAAGACCTTTGGTAAGTCTCCCAAAACATACAGGCAGAATCATTAA
- a CDS encoding helix-turn-helix domain-containing protein, which produces MKWNHFKSKLLLKYTLSYISIFLIPLVILTIIIYHNAVDTLRSEIEQTNVNQLTQAKTVIDDRMKELQDIAFRIAYDEQLTRYWTHHPYYSRESINALVKYKATSSIIDELFLFFRGDDNIYSSQGSENLDVFTARYKFNTWNQTDMIRDLNNVPFPTIRPAEQVVQGTRIPNSMLAYLVPIAPNNTPAHGTVMYLIHESNLTGLIDSILSDYHGMTYIFDNYGQVLAANYKGEIISEQEVSALFSLEPGTHSISLNQEPHSVVSVKSDAGWTYVTAMPSNQFFSRIVHIRTFIILVFSFVVTMGTILAIMLARRQYHPISDLMEFIRLKNDPDTSATTNELEWIKKTLHDYSQRVDLQEPYARNHILLMLLKHGHTGDFPAEFTDKLGIHFNRSHYFVMTMGWEMHALRIGDAPEQPTVMQLMNDVELPELSAYAYGVELPQADQLALIVGFDAEIGHEGSLNARMEPIVEKLQWMVVEHTGVAPAIGIGNRYTYPKQLNQSYIEASTALEASMLHGQGSSTYFNNLSGSAVQDSSFWVPKDVLLKLVQSLKQGSYDVAVQMVSTALNNLKTEMPSVPLLRCICFDILNTMLKTASELGIHHVVDQLPRITSYDSLEDLEKKLTGLAAEICAHVEAKSETEESSLMDEIVAYIDANYSDYDLSLGTISSKFTISSSYFSRSFKEKIGMNFTQYIWQKRVDEVIRLLLHTTDPLKDIITRVGYLDTPNFIRKFKKETGYTPGQYRKMHRPNGSADSPDDDDEECIG; this is translated from the coding sequence ATGAAATGGAATCACTTCAAGTCCAAGCTTCTGCTTAAGTACACACTATCCTATATCTCCATCTTCCTTATCCCTCTTGTTATCCTAACCATCATTATTTATCACAATGCTGTGGACACGCTCCGTTCAGAGATTGAACAGACCAATGTTAATCAGCTCACTCAAGCCAAAACGGTCATTGATGATCGCATGAAGGAATTACAGGACATCGCGTTTCGCATCGCCTATGATGAGCAGTTAACGCGGTATTGGACCCACCATCCGTACTATAGCCGGGAATCCATTAACGCATTAGTCAAATACAAAGCCACCAGTTCCATTATTGATGAGTTATTCCTGTTCTTCCGAGGAGATGATAACATCTACTCTTCTCAAGGCTCGGAGAATCTGGATGTATTCACGGCCCGCTACAAATTTAATACCTGGAACCAAACGGACATGATCCGGGATTTGAATAACGTCCCGTTCCCCACGATACGACCAGCCGAGCAGGTCGTCCAAGGGACCCGAATCCCCAATTCCATGCTGGCCTACCTTGTACCGATTGCACCTAACAATACACCCGCCCATGGAACTGTCATGTACCTGATTCACGAGTCCAATCTGACAGGCTTAATTGATTCCATCCTGAGTGATTATCACGGGATGACTTATATTTTCGATAATTACGGGCAAGTACTGGCAGCCAATTACAAAGGAGAAATCATATCCGAACAAGAAGTCAGCGCTCTGTTTTCACTTGAACCCGGTACGCACAGCATCTCCTTAAATCAAGAACCCCATTCGGTTGTATCCGTTAAATCGGATGCGGGTTGGACCTATGTCACCGCTATGCCAAGCAACCAGTTTTTCAGCCGAATTGTCCATATTCGCACCTTTATTATCCTTGTATTCTCGTTTGTGGTGACGATGGGCACGATCCTTGCCATCATGTTGGCCCGAAGACAATACCATCCCATTTCAGACTTAATGGAGTTCATTCGGTTGAAAAATGATCCTGATACTTCTGCAACCACCAACGAACTGGAATGGATCAAGAAAACACTGCATGATTATAGTCAGCGCGTAGATCTTCAAGAGCCCTATGCGCGCAATCATATTTTGCTCATGTTGCTGAAGCACGGTCACACCGGAGATTTCCCTGCTGAATTTACGGATAAGCTTGGCATACACTTCAACCGATCCCATTATTTTGTCATGACAATGGGCTGGGAGATGCATGCTTTACGTATTGGGGATGCCCCCGAGCAGCCTACGGTCATGCAGCTGATGAACGATGTGGAGCTGCCGGAGTTGTCTGCATATGCTTACGGTGTGGAGCTGCCACAGGCAGACCAATTGGCCCTTATCGTGGGATTCGATGCCGAAATTGGGCATGAAGGTAGTCTCAATGCCCGTATGGAGCCTATTGTTGAAAAACTGCAATGGATGGTGGTAGAACACACCGGGGTCGCGCCCGCAATCGGGATAGGCAATCGATACACTTATCCGAAACAACTGAATCAGTCCTACATCGAGGCGTCGACCGCTCTGGAAGCATCGATGCTGCACGGACAGGGAAGCAGTACATACTTTAACAACCTTTCCGGTTCCGCTGTGCAGGATTCTTCCTTCTGGGTCCCTAAGGATGTGTTATTGAAGCTGGTCCAGAGCTTAAAACAGGGCAGCTATGATGTGGCGGTTCAGATGGTTTCGACCGCGTTGAACAATTTGAAAACTGAAATGCCATCTGTACCGCTACTGCGTTGCATCTGCTTTGATATCCTGAATACCATGCTCAAAACCGCCTCGGAGCTTGGAATCCATCATGTGGTTGATCAACTTCCAAGGATCACGTCCTATGACTCATTGGAGGATCTGGAGAAGAAGCTGACAGGCCTTGCCGCTGAAATCTGCGCTCATGTCGAGGCGAAGAGTGAGACGGAAGAAAGCTCCCTGATGGATGAAATCGTTGCTTATATTGATGCCAATTACTCGGATTATGACCTCAGTCTGGGTACGATCTCATCAAAATTTACAATCTCTTCATCCTATTTCAGTCGTTCTTTCAAAGAAAAGATCGGCATGAATTTCACCCAATATATCTGGCAAAAACGAGTGGATGAGGTCATTCGGCTACTGCTGCATACAACCGATCCGTTAAAGGATATCATCACCCGCGTCGGTTATCTGGACACACCAAACTTCATCCGCAAATTCAAGAAAGAAACAGGTTATACCCCAGGGCAATACCGTAAAATGCACCGTCCCAACGGCTCTGCCGATTCCCC
- a CDS encoding DinB family protein produces MNHPEQMYNYNAWANQTILNRIKELPSSVLSQEVNSSFPTIAHALSHIYAVDKMWYLVLTGTGMPEALQACMPLNGEIHGSIDEYMQMFADLSAQYSEWLQGQTNLEHTVLLDNPFAGVRETRLLEMVFHLVNHGTYHRGNVSTMLRQLGHASVMNDYSLFWYQEPAQV; encoded by the coding sequence ATGAATCATCCGGAACAAATGTATAACTACAACGCATGGGCTAATCAAACCATCCTGAACAGAATTAAAGAACTCCCCTCTTCTGTACTAAGTCAGGAAGTGAACAGTTCATTTCCAACCATCGCCCATGCTCTCAGCCATATCTATGCAGTGGATAAGATGTGGTATCTGGTGTTAACGGGCACCGGTATGCCCGAGGCACTCCAGGCATGCATGCCTCTCAATGGTGAAATTCATGGTTCAATAGATGAGTACATGCAAATGTTTGCCGATCTGTCGGCACAATATAGCGAATGGCTCCAAGGCCAAACCAATCTGGAACACACCGTACTGCTCGATAATCCATTTGCCGGCGTCCGCGAAACCCGCTTATTGGAAATGGTATTTCATCTGGTCAATCACGGGACCTACCACCGAGGTAATGTGTCTACCATGCTCCGTCAATTGGGGCATGCTTCCGTCATGAACGACTATTCTCTCTTCTGGTATCAAGAACCGGCTCAAGTATAG
- a CDS encoding glycoside hydrolase family 43 protein, translating into MKYTNPVIPGFYPDPSICRVDEDYYLVTSTFEYFPGVPIFHSKDLVNWRQIGHVLTTTEQLPLANAGSSGGIYAPTLRYHDGWFYMTTTNVSGGGNFYVRSAKPQGPWSAPIFVDQGGIDPSFLFDEDGHVYFQTACNGDEGEGIYQCEIDITTGARLTDSRLIWTGTGGAAPEAPHMYKINGLYYLMIAEGGTEYGHMETIARSTGPYGPYDPCPHNPILSNRSMKSSIHATGHADLVQIQDGSWWAVFLGIRPAGYPMRHHLGRETFLAPVTWTDNGWPMIGVDGHIEQEMTGPLLTEHLWSDEPIRDDFDEASLGLNWIFLRNPAPGSWTLTENPGRLILRGHSVSLDEGRNPAFIGRRLSHFLCNMSTELYYEPRVNGEEAGLTVFMNHKYHYDLAVTRIDGQKKIVLRRTVGSMRTEQVLDCDKGPVVLQIKADRNHFTFLYQQGSSDAIEVGLGETHLLSTEVASGFTGVMIAMYAYAPSEECTPASFDWFDYEPLDE; encoded by the coding sequence ATGAAATATACCAATCCGGTGATTCCAGGGTTTTATCCAGATCCAAGTATCTGCCGTGTAGATGAAGACTATTATCTGGTAACCAGTACTTTTGAATATTTCCCTGGTGTGCCTATCTTCCACAGCAAAGACCTTGTGAACTGGCGACAGATCGGTCATGTCCTCACAACAACGGAACAACTCCCTCTAGCGAATGCAGGCAGCTCTGGCGGCATCTATGCCCCTACTCTCCGGTACCATGATGGCTGGTTCTATATGACAACAACCAATGTCAGCGGCGGCGGGAATTTTTATGTACGTAGTGCTAAGCCCCAGGGACCATGGTCTGCTCCGATTTTTGTCGATCAGGGCGGCATTGATCCCTCTTTTCTCTTCGATGAAGATGGACATGTGTATTTTCAAACGGCCTGTAATGGCGATGAGGGCGAGGGCATCTATCAGTGTGAGATAGACATCACGACCGGAGCCAGACTAACGGATAGCCGATTAATCTGGACCGGAACTGGAGGCGCAGCCCCCGAAGCTCCCCACATGTATAAAATAAACGGCCTCTACTATCTGATGATCGCTGAAGGCGGAACCGAGTATGGCCATATGGAGACCATTGCTCGAAGCACAGGGCCATACGGACCATATGATCCATGTCCTCATAATCCGATTCTCTCCAATCGGAGCATGAAATCCAGCATCCACGCAACCGGTCATGCAGACCTTGTCCAGATCCAGGATGGAAGCTGGTGGGCTGTATTTCTTGGCATTCGTCCAGCGGGTTACCCCATGCGGCACCATCTGGGACGCGAAACGTTCCTGGCACCCGTCACGTGGACGGATAACGGTTGGCCGATGATCGGTGTTGACGGACATATCGAGCAGGAGATGACGGGGCCTTTGCTAACTGAGCACCTTTGGTCGGATGAGCCTATCCGGGATGATTTTGACGAAGCATCATTAGGCTTGAACTGGATTTTCTTGCGTAACCCGGCTCCAGGTAGTTGGACTCTCACAGAAAATCCAGGACGGCTCATCTTGCGTGGTCATTCGGTTTCACTTGATGAGGGTAGAAATCCAGCCTTTATTGGGCGTCGATTGAGCCATTTCTTATGTAATATGTCGACCGAGCTATATTATGAGCCGCGTGTGAACGGCGAGGAAGCCGGATTAACTGTATTTATGAATCATAAATACCATTATGATTTGGCTGTAACTCGGATTGACGGTCAGAAGAAAATCGTATTGCGGCGAACCGTCGGCTCTATGCGAACCGAACAGGTGCTTGATTGTGACAAAGGGCCTGTTGTATTACAAATCAAGGCTGACCGTAATCACTTTACGTTCCTCTATCAGCAGGGTTCATCCGATGCCATTGAAGTGGGTTTAGGAGAAACACATCTGTTATCTACCGAAGTGGCGAGTGGTTTCACAGGTGTAATGATAGCCATGTACGCTTATGCTCCGTCAGAGGAGTGTACACCTGCAAGTTTCGATTGGTTTGACTATGAACCGCTGGATGAATAA
- a CDS encoding YafY family protein, with protein MKLERLISIIYKLLNHEVLSASTLAEEFQVSPRTIYRDIDVICAAGFPVISHQGLKGGYGMMDGYKMDKSLLGSYDVDSLITVLSSLSTVFEDARAQGTIERLQTIGPEHQTSSLSVDLETRRTEPDALPHLRTGITKHQVVRFDYINTKNEHTPRHLEPVRLQFKYRNWYVYGFCQTRQDYREFRLSRMMNVALTSEHFQPHLELPQAEVVSDPSWQDQVSDVVFRVNPEALAEAMDHFQQADKQFHEDGSMTMRISVHQPLQAKWLWSFLLSLGSGAEVLEPIELRGILKEQLRDALKLYEEV; from the coding sequence TTGAAATTGGAGCGATTAATCTCAATCATATACAAACTGCTGAACCACGAAGTGTTGTCTGCTTCCACCTTGGCAGAAGAGTTTCAGGTGTCCCCGAGAACGATCTATCGGGATATTGATGTAATCTGTGCAGCCGGCTTCCCCGTCATTTCCCATCAGGGACTCAAGGGCGGCTACGGCATGATGGACGGATATAAAATGGATAAAAGCTTGCTTGGTTCATATGATGTCGATTCTCTGATTACGGTTCTTAGCAGTCTCTCCACGGTCTTTGAGGATGCACGTGCACAGGGCACAATTGAACGTCTGCAAACGATTGGACCGGAGCATCAGACCTCAAGTCTATCTGTGGATCTGGAGACTCGCCGAACGGAGCCTGATGCCCTTCCTCATCTGCGTACAGGGATTACGAAGCATCAGGTTGTGCGTTTTGACTACATCAATACGAAAAATGAACATACCCCTCGCCATCTGGAGCCGGTAAGACTCCAGTTCAAATACCGTAATTGGTATGTATATGGATTTTGCCAGACACGGCAGGATTATCGCGAGTTCCGACTGTCCCGGATGATGAATGTGGCCCTGACATCGGAACACTTTCAACCACATCTTGAACTTCCTCAGGCGGAGGTTGTGTCCGATCCATCCTGGCAAGATCAAGTAAGTGATGTGGTATTTCGAGTGAACCCGGAAGCGCTAGCAGAAGCCATGGATCATTTTCAACAGGCAGATAAGCAATTTCACGAGGATGGCAGTATGACGATGCGCATCTCGGTTCATCAACCGTTACAAGCCAAGTGGTTATGGTCGTTTCTGCTTAGTTTGGGAAGTGGCGCTGAGGTGCTTGAACCGATTGAATTACGTGGTATTCTGAAAGAACAGCTTCGAGACGCACTTAAACTCTATGAAGAAGTATGA
- a CDS encoding YdeI/OmpD-associated family protein, translating into MENVHCIPVTSREELRSWLQEHGKVQKSCWVMVSLKPTPDTLLYLDVVEEALCFGWIDGVKKKISETQLAQRLSPRSKRSSWTELNKERVRRLEKLGLMHDEGRQVLPVMDPNAFIMDGVIEQRLQEDHQVYVNFLAFPALYRNVRIDTIQSVKDQPALFQSRLDKFLTNTKENKMYGQWHDHGRLLDY; encoded by the coding sequence ATGGAAAATGTACATTGTATCCCCGTGACATCGAGGGAAGAATTGAGAAGTTGGTTGCAGGAGCATGGAAAAGTCCAGAAATCTTGCTGGGTCATGGTTAGCTTGAAACCCACTCCGGATACTCTGCTGTATTTGGACGTGGTTGAGGAAGCGTTGTGCTTTGGCTGGATCGATGGGGTCAAAAAGAAAATATCCGAGACTCAATTAGCACAGAGATTATCTCCACGAAGCAAACGCAGCTCTTGGACTGAATTGAATAAGGAACGTGTCCGCCGTCTTGAAAAGTTAGGCCTTATGCATGACGAGGGTAGACAGGTACTACCTGTTATGGACCCAAATGCTTTCATTATGGATGGTGTGATCGAACAAAGGTTGCAGGAGGACCATCAGGTTTATGTGAATTTTCTGGCCTTTCCTGCCCTGTATCGAAACGTTCGAATCGACACGATTCAAAGTGTTAAAGATCAACCCGCCTTATTCCAGAGCAGATTGGATAAATTCTTAACCAATACGAAGGAAAATAAAATGTACGGTCAGTGGCATGATCACGGACGGCTTCTGGATTATTAA